The DNA segment GGTGTTAACATTCAATGGACGATACCTCAATGGATTTCTCTACTTACTTTATGGCCTGTTTGgaatgatatggaattcaattccttttagaattggaattgaattctatgttttggaatgattttttagctaagaattgatatggaattcaattccaattccatcaaacaagacaaaagtaaatcacacctctttatgtgtgatttagatagggaattcaattctccatattatgtttattgtgccctcattctctcttctttgtaaaaaaagaaaagaaaaaagagagaaggaTAAAATGGTAAAACATAAGAATTTCATAACTTAAGTTACAATTCATTCCAAACataaaattgaatttaattttttatggaattcaattcataatgaaattcaattcaattccattACTTAAGTTATTTTCAAACATGTTAATATTTGGATTTTTTTCCCTTGTGCTCTCAATAGGGCAGATACTTGCCATTACAGTCGAGTTTGTTGGCGTACTGTGTTGTGTTTTGCGTTGCAATTTGTAAAGGTCTCTCTCTCCATGGAATTCGTTAAACGCCGTGGGTTTTCGTCTCCTTTGAGAGCAGGAGagtctctccctctctctccatGGAATTCGTTAAACGACGTGGGTTTTCCTCTACGTCTCCTTGGAGAGCAGGAGAGGAAGAGGTTTCGGATACGAAGAGGAGGGATTGGGCATCACTGACTCCGCCGCTCCTTCTCGCCGTTCTCCGTCGCCTCGACAGCCTCGAGGACTTCTTCGCCTTCCGCGGAGTCTGCCGCGCGTGGCGATCGGCGGGCGCCCCCTCCGTCGACGCCCTCGCCGGACAATCGCCGCTCCTCCTCCTCACCCGTTTTCCCTCGTACACCGAGGCCTTCTTCGACCTCCCCCGTCGCCGTCTCTACCGCTTCCGGCTCCCATGGAGCGTCCACTCGCGCCGCTCCCTCGCTTTCGTCCCCGGCGGCCACCTCGTCACCGCCACTCACTCCCCTAAATCCAAGATCCTCCTCTGGAACATCTTCACCCAATCTCAGATCCGCCTCCCCACCGCCCCCTTACCCTTTCGCCGAGTCCTCCTCTCCTCCAACCCCGTCACCGCCGGCCACCACTGCGTCGTCCTTCTCTTCTCCAAGGGCGGATCTTTAATTCAATACTCCCGCATCGGCGACTCCCTCTGGACCATCCGCGATTCCGATCCAAGCATCGCAGACATGATCTTCTTCCGCGACGGCAATCTCTACGCCCTCACCGCCACGATGCAGCTCCTCGTCGCGGATCTCTCCGCCGATCGAGACTTCCACCCGTTACGCAACGGCAGTGCGGCCGCCCCCGCTCCCGCCTCCGCCCACTACGAGCAATTTCTGGCCGAAGCCGGCGGCGACATGCTGGTCCTGTGCCACAGATTCCAGCGCGGTTTCGACGTTTTCCGATGGGACTTCAAGCGCGGTAGATGGGTGGAGGCGCTTGACTTGGGGGGAAGGGCTGTGTTCCTTGGATCCACCGGCTTCGCCGGATCGATCGCCACCGGAACTGGATTGGGGATCAGAGGCGATTGCATCTACTACGTGGGCCGGCGGAAGGATGCCTGGTACGTGTTCTCGATGGAAGAGCAGACGATCGAAGTGCTTTCTCCGGATTCGCCGGGGTTGCTCAAAGGTGAGTCCGCAATGGAGACGGTATGGGTGCTCCCTAGCCTCTGCTAAAGCACATGTGTTCTCAACCTGTTCGGCAAAATGGTTAGCTGAAGTATTTGGACTGTTATCAAGTCTCCATCGCACTATTCACAGTATTCACCCGTGATTTTTTCAGTAACATCTTCTGCTTCTAAGTATAAATAACTCGATAGAAAATTCACTAAAAAAAGTAACACGTAACATCAACTGCTAGATAACCTCTTCACAGTCAAAACAGAGCATACTAAATTTGCTCTTCCCAACCATAACCAGAAATAAACCCGACAATAACAAGTAGCGATGCAAAGTCCTATTTCAGAAATCAACTACTTAAAGATCATCCTCATGTACAAGTCCAAAATCAGAGTCTGATTACTGACGCTGATCCTTACCTTACTTCTTCACCTCTTCGTATTCTGCATCTGGAGCTTGATCACCTTGAGACCCTCCGGAAGACGATGATCCACCCGAGCTTCCTCCCTGCATGTGCTGCCCGATCTTCGAAACAGCCTTGTTAGCTGCGTCAAGCTTGGCCTTGATGCTGTCGATGTTGTCCCCCGCCATCTCTTTGCGTAGATCAGAAACAGCTGACTCGATCTCACTGGCAACCTCAGCAGGGATTTTGTCCCTGAACTCATTCAGGCTCTTTTCGATGCTGTAGATTGTGGTGTCGGCACTGTTCTTGATGTCAATCAAGGCTTTCCTCTCTTGATCCTTTTGGGCGTGCAACTCGGCCTCCTTGACCATCTTCTCGATCTCATCCTCAGAGAGCCCGCCGGACGAGCGGATAGTGATCTGCTGCTCCTTTCCAGTGGATTTGTCTTTTGCAAAGACAGTCACGATCCcattggcatcaatgtcaaatgtgacCTCGATTTGTGGCATGCCGCGAGGTGCTGGTGGAATACCGATGAGCTCAAACTCGCCCAAGAGCTTGTTGTCAGCAGCCATTTCGCGCTCGCCTTGCAACACACGGACTCCAACCTGGGTTTGATTGTCAGCCGCCGTAGAGAACACCTAATTGAAGAAATGAAACATTTCACAAAGATTAGTCTAAATCTCACATTCTTTCTTAccttttttcaaaaatgaaactAATAGTTAGTATTATTCTACACCTGGCTCTTCTTTGTGGGGATGGTAGTATTTCTGTTGATCAATCTTGTAAAGATACCGCCGAGAGTTTCGATGCCGAGCGATAAGGGTGTCACATCTAACAAGAGAAGTTCCTTAACATCTCCACGAAGAATACCACCTTGGATAGCAGCTCCCATTGCAACAGCTTCGTCTGGATTCACTCCCTTGCTAGGGCTCTTTCCGAAGATCTCAGAAACTATTTCCTGAACCCTCGGAACTCGAGTCATTCCACCAACTAGAAGAACCTCGTCGACTTCTTTGCTGCTTATGTTGGCATCCTTGAGACAATTTGTGCAGGGACTCCTGGTCCTCTCAATTAAGTGATTTACTAAGGTCTCGAACTTTGATCTTGTAAGAGTGATATTCATATGTTTTGCTCCAGAAGCATCAGCAGTTATGAATGGAAGGTTGATTTCAGTCTGCGAAGTCGACGATAGTTCAATCTTAGCCTTCTCTGCTGCTTCACGAAGTCTTTGTAAAGCTAGTCTGTCTTTTGAAAGATCTATTGCTTCAGATCTCTTGAATTCATCGACCAAAAATTCGACAAGAGCATTGTCAAAATCTTCACCGCCCAAGAAGGTGTCGCCATTTGTAGCTTTGACCTTGAGAAAAAAATAGAATGCTCAAGAAATGGATAAAAGATAGTAAACACTAATTTTAAAGGGTAAAAATATCTATACCTCAAATACACCATttgatatttctaaaattgaaacaTCAAATGTTCCACCTCCAAGATCAAACACAGCGATCAAGCCTTCTTTGTTGTTCAAACCGTAAGCTAGTGCAGCTGCGGTTGGTTCATTAATGATTCTTTGCACATCTAAGCCAGCGATTCTCCCAGCATCCTTTGTAGCCTGGCGTTGAGCATCATTAAAATATGCAGGTACTGTAATCACGGCCTTCGAAATGGATTTACCGAGGTAAGCTTCAGCAGTTTCTTTCATCTTTGTCAAAACAAATGCACCGATCTGGCTAGGAGAATATTGCTGACCGTTGGCTTCTACCCATGCATCCCCATTAGGTGCCTTAACAATCTTAAAAGGAACCATCTTCATCTCTTTCTGTGTTTGAGGATCATCAAAACGACGGCCTATCAGTCGCTTGGTACCGAAAACCGTGTTTGTTGGATTAGTAACTGCCTGACGTTTtgctggggttccaacaatcaaTTCACCTTTTTGATTAAAAGCTACAACTGATGGTGTAGTACGGGCTCCTTCAGCATTCTCAATAACTTTAGCATTCTGCACAAGCATGTGAAAGAATATTTAGTTTTCAAATGAACCAAAAATGATCAAGTAGCAAATAGACCAAAGAGAATGCATGAGGTATAACCTTTCCCTCCATGACCGCAACACAAGAATTTGTCGTTCCCAAATCAATCCCAATTATATCATTGCCTAGAGGCTTTGAGCTGCATAAAATGTATACAAAATAACCTTGGTGAAAGGACCAACAAACATAGCATAATGTCAGGTGATAGATTATGCAAGTAGCGAGACAAacaaaattcatgatgataaATCATGTAAATGTTGAGTTGATACCTGAAAGTTCTAGCCAAGTTAGTCCATTTGTGACCTAGCGCCACGCCATTGCTTCCTGATAATAACTGCAGAaataaacaagaaataaaatgtggATGATCCCATATGAAGCTTAGAGAACGTAGCCTGGTCAAACTTAGACACATATATATTGAGACCTTCAAAGTATGTTTAAAACTCTTATACCTTCTAAATCCTTTGAATATTTATATTGCATTTATGTTGGAAACATATAATAaaaagatagaagatttagtatATCCTCTAACTGTGGCCAACTAATCAAATAGTTATATTCATGATTCAGCTTCAAATGACATGTTGCATAACTGCTACTCCAATCAATGATCAAATGTTTCGCCTAAGTGATGAACTTATCATATGATATCAGCAAAATACCATTTATCTATCTTTGACACATAGAGTCCCACTTCATATATTGCATCATTTGCTTCCATGTAAGCTCATACAAAATTATATACCAAATTATCTCATCTTCTAAAAAtttgagagagagaaaaaaaagaagaagaaaactacCATAACCAAACCAACAttgtgttttaaaaaaattagtacGAACAAGCATTTATGTTATTTACTGAAATTGGATCCAATTAATAAACAAAAGTTAATCAAAATTATATAGAGCATAAGAGAGCCACATAGGGCACTGTTAAATCACAACTTGGTAATTGGAGAGACAGCTAGTAGGAGGAATGGAAGGAAAGGAAAATGAACATAAAATTTACAAAATAGACCATCTACGCTCCCTTCTTTTCAACCAGAGTAAACCAAGCCTACTTGACAGTTAACTCGTTAACTTTCCCTCTTTAATTATAGATGACAAATTGAAAGAACCCAAATTGTCAATGATTGTTAAGGAACTATAACAGGTCAGATTTGGCAGCATATATAACTACCTTTATTAGATGGTCACACTTGTGAGCAAGGCTTTGCATTTCTTGGCTATCATTGATTGTCTATCATTTTCATCTATGTATAATAGACACTTATCACTAGTAATCAACAGCTGGTCTCCCATATACCCACCAATACATTGCTCATTTTCTGCACGTAATTCCTCGTCCTAAACCATACTCATCCCATCTCTGCCTTCTCCTTCCTATGGCAAGTCTGAGCGACAGATCTGGTACCTTGCCCGACTAGAACTTGTACATAATAAGAGGACAGAAGAGGGAATCATCTGACTATGTATGACCCGAACATAATTTTCCAAACTACAGCCAACTTAATTTAACAGCATATATTACTGGATTCATTAGGTAATCAAATTTGTGAGAAAGGATTCGAATTTCCTAGTTATCATGTCTTATCTACTATTTAACATGTATTAACAAAAGGGCTGACGAAGgatggaagaaagaaaaggaagcttACGGATCCGAGGCGGGAGGACAGGAGGGGCGTTGACAGATCGCGTCGCCTCATAGCTCGAAGCATCGCGGACGCTGCCATTGATCGATCTTCTCCGAGGCGAAGAAACCACGCGGACGAGAAGGGCGACAAGGGTTTAGGGCTGCGATTGCGCAGGAAAGGGGTCATTCGCAGGAATAAATAGCCCATGGTTGGCAAGCTCGCGACGCTTCTAGAATTAACTCGGCCCAACTCGAACCCACTCAATCCTGGATAGCTCTTTAATGAGCGGCCCAATTGAAGCTCACTTCAAATATTTGGCCCAGTTTATGGCCCAATTAAATTAAAGGCTCGCTAGCGAATGGTAGGGGTAAAATGAGAAGACTAGGTAAATTGTGAGGGCCATTATGGAGATTTCAAAAACTTTATGGCTTAAATTTTGGGGGAAAAGGAAAATTCCAATCCCATTGATTCTGTTTCGTCGGCAGCCCGATGGATCCCTCGCCGCACAAGTCCTCCACAGCCGCCGGCGACGGCGTCGTCTCCGTCCCCGCCTCCACCGATCCCATCCCGGCGCCAAACTCGAATTCAGGCACCGTTGATGATCAGAAGGAGAGCCTCAGCCAGATCATCGACTCCGTCGACAGAACCCTCGGCCTCCTCCACAAGCTCTACCTGACGGTATCTTCCTTCAGCGTCGCTTCGCAACTCCCGCTCCTCCAGAGACTGTAACCCATCTCCCTTTCCTGCTTTGAATCTCCTTTCACTCCACTCTGCCACCGCCTCTgattttagggttttttttttttatcagaaaCACTTTGGTGGCGGAGCTCGATGGGATACAGAAATTGGCGGAAAATTGCAACTTCCAGATCCCTTTGGAGGTCGTCAAGTGGGTTCTTTGGTTCCTGGCTTTTTAGGCCCCATTTAGTTTGCCTCATCTGTCTTTTCCATCTACGTTTGAATAACTTTAGAAGATTTTGGTTTTTTCCTTGTAGTTTGATTGATGATGGGAAGAATCCAGATCAGTTCACTAGGGATGTGATAAATAGCTTCATTTCCAAGAACCAGATTACCAAAGGAAAGACTGATGCTTTGAAGGTAAACTCCTCGATCCCTTTCTTCTCCAGGATTTATTTGACATAGAAACTATGTATTACTCAAATTTTTCTCCACTTTTTCTTGAGTCTTGCTATGTAGCGAATTTGGGAACCTTATCTTATCTGATTTTATGTGGAATTTTGAACCGGATGATGTTAGGTATATGCTCACAATGTGTTTATTCAACTGATACACTTTTATTAATTCATGATGATAATTTCAGCACTTGATATGACAATGTTGGTCTTGAGACCAAATGGAAAAGGTTAAGAGTTGTGTTAGAACCACTCAGTCAGCTAAAACAATATAAGAACAATTAATGAATACATCCATAAAAGTTTGCTGATATCCAATAGTTGGCTCGTTGTTGTTGTGAACGTTGACATTTATGTTCTTAAATCAGGACAACTTCATTAAGACTGAATAGGCATATCTAAAACCAACTGATACAATCATAGATAAGTTGAATAATTAGATCTGTAGGTAGGCCAGTAATGAAGACTATAGGAAACTTTGCTTAGCATAAGTGGTCAATTTTGTGTTGGTATTGCTAGATATATAGCATATATAGGGGGTATCAAATCTTGGGATAAAGTTCATGTTGCTGCCTTCTTATTTGTTGTTGAAGCATAGCACACCAGGAAAGCCACAAAAAAAAGGCTCCTTGCGTGATATTCAGCCATGCGTCTAATGCAATGCTGACCAAGAGCAGCAAAGATTTACAATTCTTCGGCTGTGGAAAACTGTTGTTGCTTTGATGTAATTTTTTTGCAATGCAATGGGTCATCAAACAATACAACAGTTGAGTTTCAAATTAGTCTTCATACTTATCTTCATCTACCCAGAAGTTTTTTGCACTAGCATTACCAGGGTTACTGTTAAGTAATGATTCTATAAGTTGTTTGCTTTTCCCTTCATTGTCTAATGGCCATAAGTTTTGTTGATTGCATTATGCTTTCTGATCTGAGAAGGTAAATGACTATAATTTTAATGCTATTAGTTTATAGATGCTTTGATGAGCCCATATTTGCATCATTGCTGCATATCATGTattggttttttatttttatttttttcctaatgGTAATAGAGTTTTAGAAAGCACCTTCTTGAGGAGCTTAATCAAGCTTTTCCAGATGAAGTGATGACTTACAAGGAGGTtcgtgctgctgctgctgctgctgctgctgtaaGTCATAAGAGCTTAACTCATCAAAGTCAATCCTTAATATTTTTCCACCGACTAGATCAATATTTCTTTTGCTACTCTAAAACATTTCAAACTCAATCTTCTATTGTCATAGTTGCATCCATATATTTGGTTCTTGCAATGGAAGAATACTTATTCCCAAGGAATATAATTGATAGGGAATGAAATAGGAATATTTATTCTTTAGTTTTGGTTTATAGAATGGAATAGACGGGTCATTTTCATTGCTATATTTGGTTCCTAAATATGTTATAACTAACGGACAACAAACTTGCCAGTCCAAAGTTTGTCTTTCATATGCCTATTTGGCCTGCTCGCCCtgactttttttttcttatttgctcAGCCACCCTGGTTTGTTTGACGCCGCTCGCTCTATTTGGCCCAAGCTTTCCATTCAAAATATGTATTTGAATAGGTAGAAATAAACATTTTTCTGAGGGTGAAATGGAGTAGGAACGTGTATTCCTTGAAATGGAGGTAAGGAATAAATAAAAACTATGATTAGAGAATAATAATTTGGGAATTCATAAGGTATCTGATAGCTATTTCTATGATCTAAACACACCATATATTGTGAGCTATTACTGCATGATTGCATCTCAAATTTTCAATCGAATTTGACTAATTCCCTAACACAGCTAACTGTGCCTATTCACTTTTCTCTGTTAAACAGCTGATAAATGCAAACACACTATAAGACAATTGCTTCGTCTATGATTTGGGTATCTTAATTTTCAGGAACCAGAGGCTGGTGCAGGCCCAAAATGCTATACCTAATGGAGATGTCAAAATAAAACCAAAGCATTAGCAAGCAATTTGGCTACTGTTCCATTCTGCGACAACACCTGCTTGCTTCTATTCGATAACTATAGTGAATTAGTGATTCATATTACAGAGATCGCAATTCTATTCTATAAATTCTTCGGTG comes from the Zingiber officinale cultivar Zhangliang unplaced genomic scaffold, Zo_v1.1 ctg125, whole genome shotgun sequence genome and includes:
- the LOC122035904 gene encoding mediator of RNA polymerase II transcription subunit 10b-like isoform X2; protein product: MDPSPHKSSTAAGDGVVSVPASTDPIPAPNSNSGTVDDQKESLSQIIDSVDRTLGLLHKLYLTVSSFSVASQLPLLQRLNTLVAELDGIQKLAENCNFQIPLEVVNLIDDGKNPDQFTRDVINSFISKNQITKGKTDALKSFRKHLLEELNQAFPDEVMTYKEVRAAAAAEPEAGAGPKCYT
- the LOC122035904 gene encoding mediator of RNA polymerase II transcription subunit 10b-like isoform X3; translated protein: MDPSPHKSSTAAGDGVVSVPASTDPIPAPNSNSGTVDDQKESLSQIIDSVDRTLGLLHKLYLTVSSFSVASQLPLLQRLNTLVAELDGIQKLAENCNFQIPLEVVNLIDDGKNPDQFTRDVINSFISKNQITKGKTDALKSFRKHLLEELNQAFPDEVMTYKEVRAAAAAAAARLVQAQNAIPNGDVKIKPKH
- the LOC122035904 gene encoding mediator of RNA polymerase II transcription subunit 10b-like isoform X1, producing the protein MDPSPHKSSTAAGDGVVSVPASTDPIPAPNSNSGTVDDQKESLSQIIDSVDRTLGLLHKLYLTVSSFSVASQLPLLQRLNTLVAELDGIQKLAENCNFQIPLEVVNLIDDGKNPDQFTRDVINSFISKNQITKGKTDALKSFRKHLLEELNQAFPDEVMTYKEVRAAAAAAAAEPEAGAGPKCYT
- the LOC122035882 gene encoding heat shock 70 kDa protein, mitochondrial translates to MAASAMLRAMRRRDLSTPLLSSRLGSLLSGSNGVALGHKWTNLARTFSSKPLGNDIIGIDLGTTNSCVAVMEGKNAKVIENAEGARTTPSVVAFNQKGELIVGTPAKRQAVTNPTNTVFGTKRLIGRRFDDPQTQKEMKMVPFKIVKAPNGDAWVEANGQQYSPSQIGAFVLTKMKETAEAYLGKSISKAVITVPAYFNDAQRQATKDAGRIAGLDVQRIINEPTAAALAYGLNNKEGLIAVFDLGGGTFDVSILEISNGVFEVKATNGDTFLGGEDFDNALVEFLVDEFKRSEAIDLSKDRLALQRLREAAEKAKIELSSTSQTEINLPFITADASGAKHMNITLTRSKFETLVNHLIERTRSPCTNCLKDANISSKEVDEVLLVGGMTRVPRVQEIVSEIFGKSPSKGVNPDEAVAMGAAIQGGILRGDVKELLLLDVTPLSLGIETLGGIFTRLINRNTTIPTKKSQVFSTAADNQTQVGVRVLQGEREMAADNKLLGEFELIGIPPAPRGMPQIEVTFDIDANGIVTVFAKDKSTGKEQQITIRSSGGLSEDEIEKMVKEAELHAQKDQERKALIDIKNSADTTIYSIEKSLNEFRDKIPAEVASEIESAVSDLRKEMAGDNIDSIKAKLDAANKAVSKIGQHMQGGSSGGSSSSGGSQGDQAPDAEYEEVKK
- the LOC122035883 gene encoding F-box/kelch-repeat protein At1g64840-like; translation: MEFVKRRGFSSTSPWRAGEEEVSDTKRRDWASLTPPLLLAVLRRLDSLEDFFAFRGVCRAWRSAGAPSVDALAGQSPLLLLTRFPSYTEAFFDLPRRRLYRFRLPWSVHSRRSLAFVPGGHLVTATHSPKSKILLWNIFTQSQIRLPTAPLPFRRVLLSSNPVTAGHHCVVLLFSKGGSLIQYSRIGDSLWTIRDSDPSIADMIFFRDGNLYALTATMQLLVADLSADRDFHPLRNGSAAAPAPASAHYEQFLAEAGGDMLVLCHRFQRGFDVFRWDFKRGRWVEALDLGGRAVFLGSTGFAGSIATGTGLGIRGDCIYYVGRRKDAWYVFSMEEQTIEVLSPDSPGLLKGESAMETVWVLPSLC